In uncultured Bacteroides sp., the following proteins share a genomic window:
- a CDS encoding lipopolysaccharide biosynthesis protein, giving the protein MSETNNISDNKRIAKNTILLYFRMLFTMGVTLFTSRVVLNTLGVEGYGIYNVTGGIIAMFAFLNTAMSSATQRYITFLLGKGQIENLKIVFSTSLQIHAIISVLIIILGETVGLWFLMEKLVIPEYRMTAAMWVYQCSIFATVVSIMSVPYNAAIVAHEKMSAFAYISVLEVSMKLLIVYLLVVSPWDKLIVYSVLLLFIQILIRFIYAIYCRKHFEESTYHHVIDKPLLKDMSEFAGWSFFGNFAAVLYTQGQNMMLNIFFGPIVNAARGIAVQVEGAIQQFAGSFQMAINPQITKNYASGNLSLMHSLMFRAARFSFYLLFLIALPVILETNYILNLWLKTVPEHTAIFVQIMLCITLLNPLSSPCSIANQATGNVKVFQAIVGGFLILILPISYVALSLGAPAYSVFIVHFFMEGVAQLGRMIMLRKQINLPLISYLKNIYYPISRVVIFSLLFPLFIQRQFGEGFIRLFVVGITCIISVSSSIYAVGLSKNERALITGKVIAKLKKH; this is encoded by the coding sequence ATGTCAGAAACAAATAATATCTCAGATAACAAAAGGATAGCAAAAAATACTATCTTGCTTTACTTTAGAATGCTTTTCACTATGGGTGTAACTTTATTTACATCAAGAGTGGTTTTGAATACTTTAGGAGTAGAAGGTTATGGTATTTACAATGTTACTGGTGGTATCATAGCAATGTTCGCATTCCTTAATACAGCAATGTCTTCTGCTACTCAACGTTATATTACTTTTTTACTAGGAAAGGGTCAAATTGAAAACCTTAAGATAGTTTTTAGTACTTCTCTCCAGATTCATGCAATCATATCGGTGCTGATAATTATATTAGGAGAAACTGTTGGGTTATGGTTTTTAATGGAGAAACTTGTTATTCCAGAATATAGAATGACGGCGGCAATGTGGGTGTACCAATGTTCAATCTTTGCCACTGTTGTTAGTATAATGTCAGTGCCTTATAATGCCGCAATTGTTGCTCATGAGAAAATGTCAGCATTTGCATATATATCTGTTCTAGAAGTCTCCATGAAATTATTAATAGTATACCTTCTTGTTGTTTCACCATGGGATAAGTTAATAGTTTATTCTGTATTATTGCTGTTTATTCAGATTCTCATTCGTTTTATTTATGCAATATATTGCAGAAAGCATTTTGAGGAGTCTACTTATCATCATGTTATAGATAAACCATTATTAAAGGATATGTCCGAATTTGCTGGATGGAGTTTCTTTGGCAATTTTGCAGCGGTATTATATACACAAGGACAGAATATGATGTTAAATATTTTTTTTGGACCTATTGTAAATGCAGCTCGTGGTATTGCAGTACAAGTTGAGGGGGCTATCCAGCAATTTGCTGGTAGTTTCCAAATGGCAATCAATCCCCAGATTACCAAGAATTACGCATCAGGTAACCTCTCTCTAATGCACAGTTTAATGTTTAGAGCTGCCCGTTTTTCTTTTTATTTGTTGTTTTTAATTGCACTCCCTGTAATACTTGAGACAAACTATATTCTTAACTTATGGCTTAAGACGGTACCTGAGCATACTGCTATATTTGTTCAAATAATGCTTTGTATCACTTTATTAAATCCTTTATCAAGTCCCTGTTCTATTGCAAATCAGGCAACAGGAAATGTTAAAGTATTTCAAGCTATTGTTGGTGGTTTTCTTATTTTGATTTTACCAATTTCATATGTAGCATTAAGTTTGGGTGCACCTGCATATTCTGTATTTATAGTACATTTTTTTATGGAAGGTGTTGCCCAATTGGGGCGTATGATAATGCTACGAAAGCAAATTAATTTGCCATTAATATCTTATTTAAAGAATATTTACTATCCTATATCTCGGGTAGTTATATTTTCTCTTTTATTTCCACTTTTCATTCAGCGACAATTCGGTGAAGGCTTTATTCGACTATTTGTTGTAGGAATCACATGCATCATTTCTGTAAGCTCATCAATTTATGCTGTAGGACTTTCAAAAAATGAGAGAGCATTAATTACAGGAAAGGTTATTGCAAAGCTCAAGAAACACTAA
- a CDS encoding Coenzyme F420 hydrogenase/dehydrogenase, beta subunit C-terminal domain produces MVYIVDKHNCCGCTACVQVCPKMCISFPEDEEGFRYPYVDKETCIDCGLCENVCPVLNQTEPKKPLNVYAAINPNEEIRMKSSSGGIFTILAEKVINEGGVVFGARFDENWEVMHDFTKTIEGLEVFRGSKYLQSRIGETYKQAREFLRAGFKVLYTGTSCQILGLKMFLRKEYDNLLTVDIVCHGVPSPKIWKSYLQDINSMNQKITYINLRAKIRGWKRYSYLIKAGDNVLYDDYAANSMYLKGFMSNVFLRPSCYKCPAKEGRSNSDITLADNWGYWDIKPENFDDMGVSAVMVNTNKGNEFLNKLSIKLQQYSIEAFIASNLSYKKSMESPKYRSFFWQEFPKLGFNVITIINKKMQPSIIRRIISKFSDF; encoded by the coding sequence ATGGTTTATATTGTAGATAAACATAACTGTTGTGGATGTACTGCTTGTGTTCAAGTATGTCCGAAGATGTGTATTTCATTCCCTGAAGACGAAGAAGGATTCCGATATCCATATGTTGATAAAGAAACTTGTATTGATTGCGGACTTTGCGAGAATGTTTGTCCTGTACTCAATCAGACTGAACCAAAGAAACCTTTGAATGTATATGCTGCCATTAATCCCAATGAGGAGATTCGCATGAAAAGTTCCTCAGGAGGCATCTTTACAATACTAGCAGAAAAAGTAATAAACGAGGGCGGTGTTGTATTTGGTGCTCGCTTTGATGAGAACTGGGAGGTGATGCACGACTTTACTAAAACGATTGAGGGATTAGAAGTATTCCGTGGATCTAAATATCTCCAAAGCCGTATTGGTGAGACATATAAGCAGGCACGTGAGTTCTTAAGGGCTGGCTTTAAGGTACTCTATACTGGAACCTCATGTCAGATATTAGGACTCAAGATGTTTCTTCGTAAAGAATATGATAATCTTCTTACTGTAGATATTGTTTGTCATGGTGTCCCAAGTCCCAAAATATGGAAATCTTATTTACAAGATATTAACTCAATGAATCAAAAAATTACATATATCAACTTGAGAGCTAAAATAAGGGGATGGAAACGTTATAGTTATCTTATAAAAGCAGGAGATAACGTCTTATATGATGATTATGCAGCTAACTCAATGTACCTTAAGGGATTCATGAGTAATGTCTTTTTGAGACCTTCATGTTATAAATGCCCAGCAAAGGAAGGACGCTCGAATAGTGATATAACACTTGCTGACAATTGGGGCTATTGGGATATAAAACCAGAAAATTTCGATGACATGGGAGTTAGTGCAGTTATGGTCAACACTAATAAAGGCAATGAATTTTTAAATAAGCTATCTATTAAATTACAGCAATATTCAATAGAAGCTTTTATTGCAAGTAATCTATCATATAAAAAGTCCATGGAATCTCCTAAATATAGAAGTTTTTTTTGGCAGGAATTCCCAAAATTAGGATTTAATGTTATTACTATAATTAATAAAAAAATGCAGCCATCGATTATTCGAAGAATTATAAGTAAATTTTCAGACTTTTGA